From Staphylococcus delphini, one genomic window encodes:
- a CDS encoding M20 family metallopeptidase, translating to MKTQWQTATERALLLKQLVAHQSVTHSEGEQSFPYLVKDQLMSLDYFKARPEQIHLVPTDDGRHAVVALYQGATSHKAITCISHFDTVGVEDYGLYQSEAFDMDALTATFQAHVEDFDHEVQADILSGQYLFGRGSMDMKPGLMLHMSLIEKAIIEQWDINLILITVPDEEVTSKGMHAAVAYLDELCQQHQFDIVLHLNSEPTFQQQGNDIHYFYSGSIGKIMPGVFVHGRETHVGTPALGLSSNFVMSYILQEIEYSTRFKETFEGEVTPFPVTLKMNDMKHHYDVQTPFRTVALFNLFLFKQNANDVFQQFNAAVKEGMNKAWEAYQQRMKDEDVAPMPQLQLMTYQELYQYACQHHGKRAVQHMLDQAIQNEQEPHAQSIMIIDALIRLCKSLGPVVITFFAPPYYPATNASFHPLVEAIKQTITDTAKQQCNRVSKRIHYFNGISDLSYVAPSPNGSGFDAFRDHTPVFGQTYQIPFEAIERIQAPFLNCGPMGKDAHKVTERVHQQSAFEELPILLETIIQTHFLNNTNYVDGIS from the coding sequence ATGAAAACACAATGGCAAACAGCAACAGAAAGAGCATTACTGTTAAAGCAACTCGTTGCACATCAAAGTGTGACGCATTCTGAAGGTGAACAATCGTTTCCTTATTTAGTGAAAGACCAATTGATGTCTCTCGATTATTTCAAAGCACGGCCAGAGCAGATCCATCTCGTACCGACAGATGATGGTCGACATGCGGTAGTCGCTTTATATCAAGGGGCAACATCTCACAAAGCCATCACATGTATCAGTCATTTCGATACTGTGGGCGTTGAAGATTATGGTTTGTACCAATCTGAAGCTTTTGATATGGATGCCCTCACAGCAACTTTTCAAGCACATGTTGAGGATTTTGATCATGAAGTCCAAGCGGATATTCTGTCCGGTCAATATTTATTTGGACGCGGCAGTATGGATATGAAACCGGGTCTCATGTTACATATGTCACTCATTGAAAAAGCCATCATCGAACAGTGGGATATCAACCTCATTTTGATCACTGTGCCTGACGAAGAAGTCACTTCAAAAGGAATGCACGCCGCAGTGGCTTACTTAGATGAACTCTGTCAGCAACATCAGTTCGACATCGTCTTACATTTAAATAGTGAGCCGACATTTCAACAACAAGGCAATGACATCCATTATTTTTATAGTGGTTCGATTGGTAAAATTATGCCAGGCGTTTTTGTTCATGGGCGCGAAACACACGTTGGTACACCTGCACTCGGTTTAAGTTCGAATTTTGTCATGAGTTATATCCTTCAAGAAATTGAATATAGTACTCGTTTTAAAGAAACATTTGAAGGTGAAGTGACGCCTTTTCCTGTCACATTAAAAATGAATGATATGAAGCACCACTACGATGTCCAAACACCATTTCGTACAGTCGCTTTGTTTAATCTTTTTTTATTCAAACAGAACGCAAATGATGTTTTCCAACAATTTAATGCGGCGGTCAAGGAAGGAATGAACAAAGCTTGGGAGGCTTATCAACAGCGAATGAAAGATGAAGATGTTGCACCAATGCCTCAATTGCAGTTGATGACTTATCAAGAGTTATATCAATATGCGTGTCAACATCATGGTAAGCGTGCGGTTCAGCATATGCTAGATCAAGCCATTCAAAACGAACAAGAGCCGCATGCACAGTCTATTATGATTATTGATGCGCTCATTCGCCTTTGTAAATCACTTGGCCCTGTCGTTATTACTTTCTTTGCACCACCGTATTATCCAGCAACGAATGCATCGTTTCATCCTTTAGTTGAAGCAATCAAACAAACGATTACAGACACTGCCAAACAACAATGCAATCGTGTATCGAAACGTATTCATTATTTTAATGGTATTAGTGATTTAAGTTACGTTGCTCCGTCTCCAAATGGTTCAGGATTCGATGCATTTCGCGATCACACCCCTGTATTTGGCCAGACGTACCAGATTCCATTTGAAGCGATTGAGCGGATTCAAGCCCCCTTCTTAAATTGCGGCCCTATGGGGAAAGATGCTCATAAAGTGACAGAACGCGTGCATCAACAGAGTGCCTTTGAAGAATTACCTATCCTCTTAGAAACGATTATTCAAACACACTTTTTGAATAACACAAACTATGTAGATGGTATCTCTTAA
- a CDS encoding DUF3139 domain-containing protein codes for MLKKIIGIILSLIIIFIVVAGAFFAFKGYQKSQNLKMIDQYLTENHLKDKVIEEKDEYDPRKGIFYKELTIKGDEKNTYIAQPIHMKRGFFLQGFNTETKKHDKKAKYSFFDEDYKLK; via the coding sequence ATGTTAAAAAAAATAATCGGTATTATTTTGTCACTCATCATTATTTTTATCGTTGTTGCCGGTGCATTTTTTGCGTTTAAAGGGTACCAGAAAAGCCAAAATTTAAAGATGATTGATCAATATTTAACTGAAAACCATTTGAAAGATAAAGTCATTGAGGAAAAAGATGAGTACGACCCGAGAAAAGGGATTTTTTATAAAGAGTTAACAATCAAAGGCGATGAAAAAAATACATACATCGCACAGCCGATTCATATGAAACGTGGATTTTTCTTACAAGGCTTTAATACAGAAACAAAAAAACATGATAAAAAAGCGAAATATAGTTTCTTTGATGAAGATTATAAGTTGAAGTAA
- a CDS encoding lactate/malate family dehydrogenase yields MVNKVALIGLGRVGSQILTDIQYAGLFQEIILIDTDLDRVEGEALDHVHFQGLSGTHHTRIKVGTYEMLADVDLIIISASIPSNADMADRTKLTAHNTKIIQEIMAQITAVTTSPHIMMISNPVDTMTYIAETQFNYPHHKIMGTGTMLESTRFRTLIADHYHVDPKSVEAFVIGEHGKTTVPVWSRVRIAGMALDEYEQLSGATPISKQGIRDQIDKVSFDVMRKKGWTNSAISRVAVDLAEALFYDENRILPISTVHQNVYNYTNVAFSLPTRVNRDGHHEIFPIQLDESEKAALDQSVAYIQQAIATAESVK; encoded by the coding sequence ATGGTCAATAAAGTCGCACTCATCGGTTTAGGACGCGTAGGCAGTCAGATTTTAACAGATATTCAGTATGCAGGTCTGTTTCAAGAAATTATTTTAATCGATACAGATCTTGACCGTGTAGAAGGTGAAGCGCTCGATCATGTGCATTTTCAAGGGTTAAGCGGAACACATCATACACGTATTAAAGTCGGTACATACGAGATGTTAGCAGATGTTGATTTAATCATTATTTCTGCCAGCATTCCTTCTAATGCAGATATGGCGGATCGTACGAAACTCACAGCACACAATACGAAAATCATTCAAGAGATAATGGCACAAATTACTGCCGTGACGACATCGCCACATATCATGATGATTTCAAATCCAGTAGATACGATGACTTATATTGCTGAAACACAGTTCAACTATCCACATCACAAAATCATGGGAACAGGCACCATGTTAGAGTCAACACGTTTTCGCACATTGATTGCCGATCATTATCACGTTGATCCAAAAAGTGTCGAGGCGTTTGTGATTGGTGAACACGGTAAGACGACTGTGCCTGTATGGAGTCGTGTCCGTATTGCCGGCATGGCGTTAGACGAATATGAACAACTGAGCGGGGCGACACCCATTTCGAAACAAGGGATTCGCGATCAAATCGATAAAGTTTCTTTTGATGTGATGCGTAAAAAAGGTTGGACGAATTCAGCTATTTCACGCGTTGCTGTCGATTTAGCAGAAGCGCTCTTTTATGATGAAAATCGCATTTTACCGATTTCAACTGTCCATCAAAATGTATATAATTATACGAATGTGGCTTTTAGCTTGCCGACACGTGTGAATCGCGATGGCCACCATGAAATATTCCCGATTCAATTAGATGAGTCAGAAAAAGCAGCACTCGATCAATCAGTGGCCTACATTCAACAAGCAATCGCAACAGCAGAATCTGTGAAGTAG
- a CDS encoding M42 family metallopeptidase, which produces MKDTKALLQQLTDLNGIAGHEYNVKKVMNDLLEPNSDEMIYDNLGGVFGKKHSKSGQRTIMIAGHLDEIGFMITKIDDNGFIRFTQVGSWWNQVMLSQKVTITTDEGRQIRGIIGSKPPHVLTPEERKRPVEMKNMFIDVGAKDKAEVEAAGIEIGNMITPYSEFETLLNEDYMTAKAFDNRFGCAVAVDVMDELKDEDINVNLVAGANVQEEVGLRGAKVAAHKVKPDLAIAVDVGVAYDTPGLESNGETKVGNGPIVLNLDATNIGHVGLIRHVKKVAQANGIDLQWDSIPGGGTDAGSFHTALDGIPSIALSLPLRYMHSNVSILSRKDYQAVVKLVTEIIRALNDEVVDEIIW; this is translated from the coding sequence ATGAAAGATACAAAAGCATTACTCCAACAATTAACAGACCTTAACGGGATTGCTGGACATGAATACAACGTTAAAAAGGTAATGAACGACCTTTTAGAACCGAATAGCGACGAAATGATTTATGACAATTTAGGGGGTGTTTTCGGTAAAAAGCACTCGAAATCAGGGCAACGTACCATTATGATTGCCGGTCATCTGGATGAGATTGGCTTTATGATTACGAAAATAGATGACAACGGCTTTATTCGTTTTACACAAGTCGGAAGTTGGTGGAATCAAGTCATGTTATCGCAAAAGGTAACGATTACGACAGATGAAGGCCGTCAAATTCGCGGCATTATCGGTTCGAAGCCACCTCATGTCCTCACGCCTGAAGAACGTAAGCGCCCAGTTGAGATGAAAAACATGTTTATCGATGTCGGCGCAAAAGATAAAGCCGAAGTTGAAGCGGCAGGCATTGAAATTGGCAATATGATTACGCCATATTCTGAATTTGAGACGTTATTAAATGAGGATTACATGACCGCGAAAGCATTTGATAACCGCTTTGGCTGTGCCGTTGCTGTCGACGTGATGGACGAGCTTAAAGATGAGGACATCAACGTGAATTTAGTGGCGGGTGCGAATGTACAAGAAGAGGTAGGCTTACGTGGCGCGAAAGTGGCTGCACATAAAGTAAAACCTGATTTAGCCATTGCGGTAGACGTCGGTGTTGCTTATGATACACCAGGATTAGAAAGTAATGGAGAAACGAAAGTAGGGAATGGACCGATCGTATTAAATTTAGATGCGACAAACATTGGTCATGTCGGTTTAATTCGCCACGTGAAAAAGGTAGCTCAAGCCAATGGTATCGACTTGCAATGGGATTCCATTCCAGGTGGCGGTACAGATGCCGGAAGTTTCCATACAGCATTAGACGGTATTCCTTCTATCGCATTGTCACTGCCATTACGTTACATGCATTCAAATGTATCAATTCTGAGTCGCAAAGATTATCAAGCTGTCGTTAAATTAGTCACTGAAATTATTCGTGCATTAAATGATGAAGTAGTCGACGAAATCATTTGGTAA
- a CDS encoding DMT family transporter — protein MTHQHQKRWLGYLLVIIGASFWGVGGTVSQWLFQHANVDVTWFVAVRLMLSGLLLLGIAFISEGPKVFHIWRDKRSTAQILIYGLLGMLTVQYTFMVTISYGNAAVATLLQYLGLIFIIFYLVFKKVTKIGAKEIVAVFFALTGTFLLLTNGDIQNLQVPKLTIVWGLLSAIALAFYTIYPVKLLARWSSLTVVGWAMFIGGCALSFVHPPWQMDFATWTLATYLYFGFAIIFGTMLAFWFYIDSLRYLHPHESGLLGTLEPLTALLTSVVWLHTTFGLWQLIGVACIIMMVVVISVVQNK, from the coding sequence ATGACACATCAACATCAAAAAAGGTGGTTAGGTTATTTATTAGTCATCATTGGCGCTTCATTTTGGGGTGTAGGTGGAACAGTCTCGCAATGGCTTTTCCAACATGCAAATGTCGATGTCACATGGTTTGTAGCCGTGCGACTCATGCTCTCGGGGCTGTTATTACTCGGTATTGCTTTTATTTCAGAAGGTCCGAAAGTCTTTCACATTTGGCGCGATAAACGATCCACAGCACAAATTTTAATTTACGGCTTACTCGGCATGCTGACCGTACAATATACTTTTATGGTTACGATCAGCTATGGGAATGCAGCAGTCGCGACATTGTTACAATACCTCGGTCTCATTTTTATTATATTTTATCTCGTATTCAAGAAAGTTACAAAAATAGGCGCGAAAGAAATCGTTGCGGTATTCTTTGCGTTAACTGGTACATTTTTATTATTGACTAATGGTGATATTCAAAATCTACAAGTACCGAAATTAACGATTGTATGGGGATTACTGTCAGCCATCGCACTCGCTTTTTATACCATATATCCAGTGAAATTATTAGCACGATGGAGTTCGCTAACTGTCGTCGGTTGGGCCATGTTCATTGGAGGTTGTGCATTAAGCTTCGTACATCCACCGTGGCAAATGGACTTCGCAACTTGGACGTTAGCCACGTATCTCTATTTTGGATTTGCCATTATTTTTGGAACGATGCTCGCATTTTGGTTTTATATCGATAGTTTACGATACTTACATCCACATGAATCAGGACTATTAGGCACACTCGAACCTTTAACAGCACTCTTAACATCCGTCGTTTGGTTACATACCACATTCGGATTATGGCAACTCATCGGCGTCGCTTGCATCATAATGATGGTTGTCGTCATCTCCGTCGTCCAAAACAAATAA
- a CDS encoding DUF4889 domain-containing protein, giving the protein MKEKQTIGIVLIVAMLVVTVGVVVVMMLAGQKETYYGYMKDDTTAEKVVSASEKTVEENVKIPTDDDFRPEKGDFVKLVAKKDEPHVYIKKKVVSHDDVPHGLMMKIHDMH; this is encoded by the coding sequence ATGAAAGAAAAACAAACGATAGGTATCGTGTTGATCGTGGCTATGTTGGTCGTTACAGTAGGCGTTGTTGTAGTGATGATGCTTGCAGGACAAAAGGAAACTTATTACGGTTATATGAAAGATGATACGACTGCTGAAAAAGTGGTGAGTGCGTCTGAGAAAACTGTGGAAGAAAATGTGAAGATTCCGACTGATGATGATTTCAGACCTGAAAAGGGTGATTTTGTGAAGCTTGTGGCGAAAAAAGATGAGCCGCATGTATATATTAAGAAGAAGGTTGTGTCACATGATGATGTGCCGCATGGGTTGATGATGAAAATTCACGACATGCATTAG
- a CDS encoding CynX/NimT family MFS transporter has protein sequence MSEFNGQQKIQDQWLLVFGIILIAATLRAPLTAVGPVIQQIKTDLHINNGIAGLITTIPLIIFGIVSPFVSRMLSKISMSRFLFLTLLLTIAALLIRILGGTPAFYIGTVFLGVSIALANVTLPAYAKWAFPTQIGLITGIYSATMNFTAGLGGGLSYPLSTVTSLSYRFSLVFWVAFAVIALVIWLPQLKQASYLTSQQHEGLRKPIYRSKIAWAVALTMAFQSMMFYSIVAWYPSILVSKGIGPEMAGYFLMLNQFAQLPMTFTFPIIAANMSTQRSLISIVAVLMSIGFVLLFFNNTWILLVAMILTGMGIGACFSLCMTMFSIRSKTTAGSMALSGFGQSVGYWVAAIGPFLLGMAHDLLNNWTVAIVLFLMMVIAVFCAGMIAAQNKYIEDE, from the coding sequence ATGTCTGAGTTCAATGGACAGCAAAAAATTCAAGATCAATGGCTACTCGTCTTCGGTATTATTTTAATTGCGGCCACATTGCGTGCGCCACTCACAGCCGTGGGACCAGTCATCCAACAAATTAAAACAGATTTACATATTAACAACGGGATTGCAGGTTTGATTACGACGATTCCACTCATTATTTTTGGTATCGTATCACCATTTGTATCGCGTATGCTTTCAAAAATTTCGATGTCACGCTTTTTATTTTTAACTTTACTGTTAACGATAGCCGCACTGCTCATTCGAATATTAGGAGGGACGCCAGCATTTTACATTGGGACAGTATTCCTCGGCGTATCGATTGCGCTGGCCAATGTCACGTTGCCGGCCTATGCGAAATGGGCTTTCCCGACACAAATTGGTTTAATTACAGGGATTTATAGTGCAACGATGAACTTTACAGCAGGGTTAGGTGGGGGATTAAGTTATCCACTGTCGACTGTGACATCGTTATCATATCGCTTTTCACTCGTCTTTTGGGTCGCTTTTGCAGTGATTGCATTGGTAATATGGTTACCTCAACTGAAACAAGCGTCTTATTTAACTTCACAACAACATGAGGGATTGAGAAAGCCGATTTATCGTTCAAAAATTGCATGGGCAGTAGCACTCACGATGGCGTTCCAATCTATGATGTTTTATAGTATCGTTGCTTGGTATCCGTCAATTTTGGTGAGTAAAGGCATTGGACCAGAAATGGCGGGGTACTTCTTAATGTTGAATCAATTTGCGCAATTACCGATGACGTTTACATTTCCGATTATTGCCGCAAATATGTCGACACAAAGAAGTTTAATCAGTATAGTTGCAGTACTGATGAGTATAGGATTTGTATTGCTGTTTTTCAACAATACTTGGATATTACTTGTGGCGATGATTTTAACGGGTATGGGCATTGGTGCATGCTTTAGTTTATGTATGACGATGTTTTCGATTCGTTCAAAAACAACAGCTGGCAGTATGGCTTTATCAGGTTTTGGTCAGTCGGTCGGTTATTGGGTCGCGGCGATAGGACCTTTTCTACTCGGTATGGCACATGATCTGTTGAACAATTGGACGGTCGCTATTGTGTTGTTTTTAATGATGGTCATAGCTGTCTTCTGTGCAGGTATGATTGCCGCTCAAAATAAATATATTGAAGATGAATAA
- a CDS encoding helix-turn-helix domain-containing protein: MQGITIELMKQYTSSAYRVFNRIELFVSFEGVLTLELNGKKSQFNHQVAIINHNDIVKVKDAQAVAKISIPLHYFSEYQPHYLLGFFNQEKLSSHNTITTQIKKVITENNADQYFERFKPIIEMLVNECFIDTGSVHVPRVQVKSILFNNIMDYVHQRPLSRLSLPELSEHFFVTESYISTLFNRYLNYTFKKYFVSLKIGLSMYHLLHTNESINQIALYYQFSSYNHYSKQFKRFIGVSPIAFRKQHQKQVIQIDVLPFDYHYFEGHLLDDHEKFNANQSLSIYLNQAQQTRWLPSKRLLLEVQNMREMIQVFNSTAHVHADQNAVPISLYFNATSWGNITFDNLDEVECLSQLVHHHQYGIAYRISSMQNYEKFKLHFLQPLLQVLRQSAVDFELSQLHFNLVLDDATLLARDIKFIVQEMHTLLDNCEFTLLIYIPIPQRTLQHDTDFDYYMVDMAMVKSTTQPTASSLKLTHPFHRQLKEWLEDYNLNQRPILLSGVDEWLYVQQEEKVHPREWLEIWLNMHHTVQGLTLPLICHQPEMHGYFDRLGHQTALQHVFHLMQPFNHSHSVVGRSYVVHESPLAYDILLFHPYQVQNDQKELTYELYGTLKLHQHLVAEYTYHPKYSNIDDILARNAKDYYLPPQFISTIHAANQLLFHVQLHHFGETRYQTTLPVGHIKLIHIAKSQAQQHSDIL, encoded by the coding sequence ATGCAAGGCATCACTATTGAATTAATGAAACAGTACACATCTAGTGCATATCGTGTATTTAATCGCATAGAATTATTCGTTTCATTTGAAGGCGTCCTGACACTCGAGCTCAACGGTAAAAAGAGTCAGTTTAATCATCAAGTTGCAATCATTAACCATAATGACATTGTTAAAGTTAAAGATGCACAAGCTGTTGCAAAAATCTCTATTCCATTACACTACTTCTCAGAATATCAGCCACATTATTTATTAGGATTTTTCAATCAAGAAAAGTTATCGTCTCACAATACAATCACCACACAAATAAAAAAAGTGATTACCGAAAATAATGCGGACCAATATTTCGAACGCTTCAAACCGATTATCGAAATGTTAGTCAATGAATGTTTTATCGATACAGGGTCAGTTCATGTGCCACGGGTTCAAGTGAAAAGTATCTTATTTAACAACATCATGGATTATGTTCACCAACGACCCCTTTCCCGATTATCTTTGCCAGAGTTAAGTGAGCATTTTTTTGTTACCGAATCATACATCTCAACATTGTTTAACAGATATTTAAATTATACGTTCAAAAAGTACTTTGTTTCACTGAAAATTGGCTTATCTATGTATCACTTACTGCACACGAATGAATCGATTAATCAGATTGCACTATACTATCAATTTAGTAGCTACAATCATTATTCTAAACAATTCAAGCGTTTCATTGGCGTTAGTCCGATTGCGTTTCGAAAGCAGCATCAAAAACAAGTCATTCAGATCGATGTGCTGCCGTTTGATTATCACTATTTTGAAGGTCATTTACTCGATGATCACGAAAAATTTAATGCCAATCAGTCGTTAAGCATTTATTTAAATCAAGCCCAACAAACGCGCTGGCTCCCGTCTAAACGGTTACTACTTGAAGTGCAGAACATGCGCGAAATGATACAGGTTTTCAATTCAACCGCTCACGTCCATGCTGATCAAAATGCAGTGCCTATCTCACTGTACTTCAACGCAACATCATGGGGGAATATCACGTTTGATAACTTGGATGAGGTCGAATGTTTAAGCCAGTTAGTGCACCATCATCAATATGGCATTGCCTATCGTATTTCATCTATGCAAAATTATGAAAAGTTTAAATTGCACTTTTTACAACCGTTATTACAAGTGCTGCGTCAATCTGCTGTTGATTTTGAGCTATCACAGTTGCATTTCAATCTCGTATTAGATGATGCGACACTTTTAGCACGTGACATCAAATTTATCGTTCAAGAGATGCATACGTTACTCGATAATTGCGAATTCACTTTACTCATATACATACCCATACCACAACGTACGTTACAACATGATACGGATTTTGATTACTATATGGTGGATATGGCAATGGTGAAGAGTACTACGCAACCCACAGCTTCATCATTAAAACTGACGCATCCTTTCCATCGACAACTTAAAGAGTGGCTAGAAGATTACAACTTGAATCAACGCCCTATTTTATTATCCGGTGTCGATGAATGGTTATATGTGCAACAAGAAGAGAAAGTACACCCGAGAGAATGGTTGGAAATTTGGTTGAATATGCATCATACCGTCCAAGGTTTAACTTTACCGCTCATTTGTCACCAACCAGAAATGCACGGTTATTTCGATAGACTTGGCCATCAAACCGCACTTCAACACGTATTTCATTTAATGCAACCTTTCAATCATTCGCATAGTGTCGTGGGACGTTCCTATGTCGTTCACGAATCGCCATTGGCCTATGATATTTTGTTGTTTCACCCGTACCAAGTCCAAAACGACCAGAAAGAATTGACGTATGAGCTTTATGGTACTTTAAAGTTACATCAACATTTAGTGGCAGAATATACGTATCATCCAAAATACAGTAACATCGATGATATCCTGGCAAGAAATGCAAAAGATTATTACCTGCCTCCACAGTTTATCTCAACCATTCATGCAGCGAATCAATTATTATTTCATGTGCAGCTCCATCATTTTGGCGAGACCCGTTATCAAACGACACTGCCTGTGGGTCACATCAAATTGATTCATATTGCGAAAAGTCAAGCACAGCAACATTCAGATATATTGTAA
- a CDS encoding sucrose-specific PTS transporter subunit IIBC, whose amino-acid sequence MAYQKEAETILKAVGGEANIEEMAHCATRLRLTLKDEGKVDEETLNQMDVVKGTFSTSGQYQIIIGSGTVNKVFQAVQSLMKGDTDKPTHQEANKQKKKGHPLQRFVKMLSDIFVPIIPAIVAGGLLMGLNNILTAKGIFSETQSVVEMYPHFAEFASMINIFASAPFALLPILIGFSAAKRFGGNAFLGAALGAIMVHPALMDGYAYPEALTNGDPIPQWHILGLSIAQVGYQGQVLPTLVATYILAQLEKGLRRVVPTVLDNLLTPLFAILITAFLTFLFVGPLTRTAGFWLTDGLTWLYETGGAIGGFLFGLFYAPIVITGMHHSFIAIETALIADSAKTGGSFIFPIAAMSNMAQGAAALAAFFLIKQNQKLKGVASAAGVSAVLGITEPAMFGVNLKLRYPFIGAMTGSALGSAYVSFFKVKATALGAAGIPGVISIAPGSWTHYIIGMCIAFIGSFVITFILSKQKKYQGLAE is encoded by the coding sequence ATGGCCTATCAAAAAGAAGCAGAAACGATTTTAAAAGCAGTGGGTGGAGAAGCAAATATTGAAGAAATGGCGCATTGTGCAACCCGTTTACGCCTCACATTGAAAGATGAGGGTAAAGTGGATGAAGAAACGCTCAATCAAATGGACGTCGTTAAAGGGACATTTTCTACAAGTGGTCAATATCAAATTATTATCGGTTCAGGTACGGTCAATAAAGTATTTCAAGCGGTGCAGTCTTTAATGAAAGGTGACACTGACAAACCTACACATCAAGAGGCGAACAAGCAAAAGAAAAAAGGACATCCGTTACAACGTTTTGTGAAGATGTTGTCTGACATCTTCGTTCCAATTATTCCGGCCATTGTTGCGGGCGGTTTGTTAATGGGACTGAACAATATTTTGACAGCAAAAGGGATTTTTAGTGAAACACAATCTGTAGTCGAAATGTATCCGCATTTTGCTGAATTTGCGAGCATGATCAATATTTTTGCAAGTGCACCGTTCGCATTATTGCCTATTTTAATTGGATTTAGTGCAGCGAAACGATTTGGTGGCAATGCATTTTTAGGTGCTGCACTCGGTGCAATTATGGTTCACCCTGCACTGATGGACGGGTATGCGTATCCAGAAGCACTCACAAATGGCGATCCAATTCCACAATGGCACATATTAGGTTTATCCATCGCACAAGTGGGTTACCAAGGACAAGTGTTACCTACATTAGTTGCGACATACATTTTAGCGCAGTTGGAAAAAGGATTACGTCGTGTTGTGCCGACTGTGTTAGATAATTTACTCACACCATTATTTGCGATACTCATTACCGCATTTTTGACATTTTTATTTGTAGGACCATTGACACGTACAGCAGGTTTTTGGCTTACAGATGGTTTAACATGGCTGTATGAAACAGGGGGCGCTATTGGTGGATTCCTCTTCGGACTGTTCTATGCACCGATCGTGATTACAGGGATGCATCACAGTTTTATTGCTATTGAAACGGCACTCATTGCAGATTCAGCAAAAACGGGTGGTTCATTCATTTTCCCAATCGCTGCTATGTCGAACATGGCGCAAGGTGCCGCTGCGTTGGCCGCATTTTTCTTAATTAAGCAAAATCAAAAATTGAAAGGTGTCGCTTCAGCAGCTGGTGTATCAGCAGTGTTAGGTATTACGGAACCCGCTATGTTTGGGGTCAATCTGAAGTTACGCTATCCATTTATCGGTGCAATGACAGGATCAGCGCTAGGTTCAGCATATGTTTCATTCTTTAAAGTGAAAGCAACGGCATTAGGAGCGGCGGGCATTCCAGGTGTCATTTCCATTGCACCCGGTTCATGGACGCACTATATTATTGGCATGTGCATCGCCTTTATCGGTAGCTTTGTTATTACATTCATCTTATCGAAACAGAAGAAGTATCAAGGCTTAGCAGAATAA